Proteins co-encoded in one Streptomyces sp. NBC_01237 genomic window:
- a CDS encoding restriction endonuclease, whose translation MATRRPPHRSPAPRRPSRRPAARSRTARTRKQRQRRGIQVLLLVAVALWAAGRLLAWIAAHPWIVPVVLAAAAAGGVLWHRYRAARSRRRAETARTLRYPLEQLDRLHHREFEHAVRDLMFRDGCADAVQVGGAGDNGADVKATDPYGRRWVLQCKHRRAGLAGAAVGTPDLHVLNGTGRPVHQGDVVVLVTNGRFSRPAQEFARSQRLHLVDRETLSAWAGGHRPLWELLRAVPPPRNPTSLS comes from the coding sequence ATGGCCACCCGCCGCCCACCACACCGCAGCCCCGCCCCGCGCCGGCCCTCACGCCGCCCCGCGGCGCGCAGCCGAACGGCCCGTACCCGCAAGCAGCGGCAGCGGCGTGGCATCCAGGTCCTGCTGCTCGTCGCCGTCGCCCTGTGGGCGGCCGGGCGGCTGCTCGCCTGGATCGCCGCGCACCCGTGGATCGTTCCCGTCGTCCTCGCCGCCGCGGCCGCCGGAGGTGTGCTGTGGCACCGCTACCGCGCCGCCCGGTCGCGCCGGAGGGCGGAGACCGCCCGGACGCTGCGCTACCCGCTGGAACAACTGGACCGGCTGCACCACCGCGAGTTCGAGCACGCGGTACGCGATCTGATGTTCCGTGACGGCTGCGCCGACGCGGTCCAGGTGGGGGGTGCCGGGGACAACGGCGCCGACGTCAAGGCCACCGATCCCTACGGCCGTCGCTGGGTACTGCAGTGCAAGCACCGCAGGGCCGGCCTCGCCGGGGCCGCCGTGGGAACCCCCGACCTCCACGTCCTCAACGGCACCGGCCGCCCCGTCCACCAGGGCGACGTCGTCGTACTGGTCACCAACGGCCGCTTCTCCCGGCCCGCCCAGGAGTTCGCCCGATCCCAGCGCCTGCACCTGGTCGACCGCGAGACCCTGTCCGCCTGGGCGGGCGGACACCGCCCCTTGTGGGAACTCCTGCGAGCGGTCCCGCCTCCGCGGAACCCCACGTCCCTCTCCTGA
- a CDS encoding TetR/AcrR family transcriptional regulator, translated as MVTPRQAAREQMMRDIVRVGREHLATVLPADLSLRAVARDIGVVPSALYRYVRDREALITLLIVDAYNELADEVDAALAAASGLSYRKRLEVAALTARAWAVREPSRFAMLYGTPVPGYTAPGDRTVVPGTRFALALAGLVEDAWRTGELRTVEAPLDPTVRADMERLREVLGFEMPVGNVCRAYGLWSAVIGAILFDAFGHYAADTLSDPEEFLRAHTNGLADTVGL; from the coding sequence ATGGTCACTCCACGGCAAGCAGCACGCGAGCAGATGATGCGTGACATCGTGCGAGTGGGACGCGAGCACCTGGCGACGGTGCTTCCGGCCGACCTGTCCCTACGGGCCGTGGCCCGGGACATCGGAGTCGTCCCGTCGGCGCTCTACCGCTACGTCCGCGACCGCGAAGCGCTCATCACCCTGCTGATCGTCGACGCGTACAACGAACTCGCCGACGAGGTCGATGCGGCCCTCGCGGCGGCGTCGGGCCTTTCGTACCGCAAGCGGCTCGAAGTGGCAGCACTCACGGCGCGCGCCTGGGCCGTTCGTGAACCGTCCAGGTTCGCCATGCTCTACGGCACGCCGGTGCCCGGCTACACGGCTCCCGGCGACCGGACCGTGGTGCCCGGCACGCGATTTGCCCTCGCTCTCGCCGGACTGGTCGAGGACGCCTGGCGGACAGGTGAGTTGAGGACGGTGGAGGCACCGCTCGACCCGACCGTCCGCGCGGACATGGAGCGCTTGCGGGAAGTGCTCGGTTTCGAGATGCCGGTGGGCAACGTCTGCCGGGCCTACGGTCTGTGGTCCGCGGTCATCGGCGCCATTCTGTTCGACGCCTTCGGCCATTACGCGGCGGATACGCTGAGCGATCCCGAGGAGTTCCTCCGCGCCCACACGAACGGTCTCGCGGACACCGTCGGTCTCTGA
- a CDS encoding FAD-dependent oxidoreductase, which translates to MTSPVTVIGAGLGGLTLARVLHVHGIPATVYEAESSPTVRTQGGMLDIHDYNGQLALKAAGLTAEFRGIVLAGRQAMRVLDRDGTVLFEKADDGMGGRPEVQRGELRQVLLDSLPAGTVRWGHKVSGARALGPGRHEVTFAGGGTVVTSLLVGADGAWSRVRPLLTTATPEYAGTSFVETYLYDADTRHPAAAKAVGGGSMVAPAPGREIHAHRESGDTLHTYVMLAESQDWFAAIDFTDAAAATARIAAEFDGWAPELTALITDGDTAPVLRPHHALPMEHRWDRVPGVTLIGDAAHLAAPNGEGANLAMLDGAELGRALAAHPEDIEAALTEYEQAMFPRSAAVAAEAAKEPTHEEILEFFNTPADPDTTTTTTNHGDGR; encoded by the coding sequence ATGACCAGCCCTGTCACGGTCATCGGCGCAGGACTCGGCGGACTCACGCTGGCCCGCGTCCTGCACGTCCATGGAATACCGGCCACGGTCTACGAGGCGGAGTCCTCCCCGACGGTGCGCACACAGGGCGGGATGCTCGACATCCACGACTACAACGGACAGCTCGCCCTCAAGGCGGCCGGCCTGACGGCGGAGTTCCGCGGCATCGTCCTGGCGGGACGTCAGGCGATGCGGGTCCTGGACCGGGACGGGACCGTCCTGTTCGAGAAGGCCGACGACGGCATGGGCGGACGCCCCGAGGTGCAACGCGGCGAGTTACGACAGGTCTTGCTCGACTCGCTCCCGGCCGGCACCGTCCGGTGGGGGCACAAGGTCAGCGGAGCCCGCGCCCTGGGACCGGGCCGCCACGAGGTGACGTTCGCCGGCGGCGGGACCGTCGTCACGAGCCTGCTGGTCGGTGCGGACGGCGCCTGGTCACGGGTCCGGCCACTGCTCACCACCGCCACACCCGAGTACGCCGGCACGTCGTTCGTCGAGACCTACCTGTACGACGCCGACACCCGCCATCCGGCCGCCGCGAAGGCGGTCGGCGGCGGGTCGATGGTCGCGCCCGCGCCGGGCAGGGAAATCCACGCCCACCGGGAGAGCGGCGACACCTTGCACACCTACGTGATGCTCGCCGAGTCGCAGGACTGGTTCGCGGCCATCGACTTCACCGATGCCGCCGCGGCCACCGCGCGGATCGCGGCCGAGTTCGACGGCTGGGCACCGGAACTCACCGCACTGATCACCGATGGTGACACCGCGCCGGTCCTGCGCCCCCACCACGCGCTGCCCATGGAGCACCGGTGGGACCGGGTGCCGGGGGTCACCCTGATCGGCGATGCCGCCCACCTCGCGGCCCCCAACGGTGAGGGCGCCAACCTGGCCATGCTCGACGGCGCCGAACTCGGCAGGGCCCTCGCCGCGCACCCCGAGGACATCGAGGCCGCGCTCACCGAGTACGAGCAGGCCATGTTCCCCCGCAGCGCAGCGGTCGCCGCAGAAGCAGCCAAGGAACCCACACACGAGGAGATACTCGAATTCTTCAACACTCCGGCAGACCCGGACACCACCACGACCACCACCAACCACGGAGACGGCCGATGA
- a CDS encoding alpha/beta fold hydrolase, which yields MSVDATPESPFELGADGLAKLDAIREALLDPSPRRIGRLDQWGLADEYEVYAETAGYSEVSLTMEDGTVLDASLSVPKNLAPGQVCPAVVLPAPLVGIGHRAYLGMISRWALGGYVVLAYSQRGLANSTGEIHCAGPQDVADATEVIDWLIQQDAVDPDRIGFFGASYGAGTSLLAAARDQRIKAVAGASAWADLFASLYENGTRHLKAFEALVQLFGEDRCSQEFRGIIQKIRANTIDDEVRQFAEARSPKACLKAFNDAATPILLTTTWHETIFSVPAVIDFHSRLTGPKTLLVQVGDHGNAELPGLFGLPAKPTDMTYRWMDHHLGGSAGDGETPRFDVRSEYMFNPLSDLRHPSWADYALPKKRLHLADAASGQSDGQLAEGAATGWTRSVKATGAGTDIVVAPQLIRTGLAERVGLPHVYKTADTDRSLAAVFATAPLERAARVRGDLELRVTVNAQQADATIVAYLLDHNPATGRAYIVTHAPYTFTAEQAGRDTTVAFPLQPTDYVLARGHQLQLVIDTHDPLFAAPHTTTPVFTIDITSPEGAESYLDIPLHPIA from the coding sequence ATGTCTGTTGACGCAACTCCGGAATCGCCGTTCGAACTCGGCGCCGACGGCCTCGCGAAGCTGGACGCGATCCGTGAGGCGCTGCTGGACCCGTCGCCGCGCCGGATCGGCCGTCTGGACCAGTGGGGTCTGGCCGACGAGTACGAGGTGTACGCGGAGACCGCCGGGTACTCGGAGGTCTCCCTCACGATGGAGGACGGGACGGTCCTGGACGCGTCGCTGAGCGTGCCGAAGAACCTCGCCCCCGGACAGGTCTGTCCCGCGGTCGTCCTGCCCGCGCCGCTGGTCGGTATCGGGCACCGGGCCTACCTCGGCATGATCTCCCGCTGGGCGCTGGGCGGCTATGTCGTCCTGGCCTACAGCCAGCGCGGTCTGGCCAACTCGACGGGCGAGATCCACTGTGCCGGTCCGCAGGACGTCGCCGACGCCACCGAGGTGATCGACTGGCTGATCCAGCAGGACGCGGTCGATCCGGACCGCATCGGTTTCTTCGGCGCCTCCTACGGCGCCGGCACGAGCCTGCTCGCGGCCGCGCGGGATCAGCGGATCAAGGCCGTCGCGGGCGCCAGTGCCTGGGCCGACCTTTTCGCCTCCCTCTACGAGAACGGCACCCGTCACCTCAAGGCGTTCGAGGCTCTCGTGCAGCTCTTCGGCGAGGACCGCTGCTCGCAGGAGTTCCGCGGGATCATCCAGAAGATCCGCGCCAACACCATCGACGACGAGGTCAGGCAGTTCGCCGAGGCACGGTCGCCCAAGGCCTGCCTCAAGGCGTTCAACGACGCTGCGACGCCCATCCTCCTGACCACCACCTGGCACGAGACCATCTTCTCGGTGCCCGCCGTCATCGACTTCCACAGCCGTCTGACCGGGCCCAAGACGCTCCTCGTCCAGGTGGGCGACCACGGCAACGCCGAGCTCCCGGGCCTGTTCGGCCTCCCCGCCAAGCCCACCGACATGACCTACCGGTGGATGGACCACCACCTCGGCGGCAGCGCCGGCGACGGGGAGACTCCACGGTTCGACGTCCGCTCGGAGTACATGTTCAACCCCCTCTCCGACCTCCGCCACCCCTCCTGGGCCGACTACGCCCTGCCGAAGAAGCGTCTCCACCTCGCCGACGCGGCCTCCGGCCAGAGCGACGGACAGTTGGCCGAGGGCGCCGCGACGGGCTGGACCCGTTCGGTGAAGGCCACCGGCGCGGGTACCGACATCGTCGTGGCCCCCCAGCTCATCCGGACCGGCCTGGCCGAACGCGTGGGACTGCCCCACGTCTACAAGACGGCCGACACCGACCGCAGCCTCGCGGCGGTCTTCGCCACCGCGCCGCTGGAGCGGGCCGCGCGCGTACGGGGCGACCTGGAACTGCGGGTGACGGTGAACGCGCAGCAGGCGGATGCCACGATCGTCGCGTACCTGCTGGACCACAACCCGGCCACCGGCAGGGCGTACATCGTCACCCACGCCCCCTACACCTTCACCGCCGAGCAGGCGGGCCGGGACACCACCGTGGCCTTCCCCCTCCAGCCCACCGACTACGTCCTGGCCAGGGGCCACCAGCTCCAGCTGGTCATCGACACCCACGACCCCCTCTTCGCCGCACCCCACACCACCACCCCGGTGTTCACCATCGACATCACCTCCCCGGAGGGCGCCGAGTCCTACCTCGACATCCCCCTCCACCCCATCGCCTGA
- a CDS encoding isochorismatase family protein has protein sequence MNQRVLPVEALVVVDVQSAFVSGDGAVPEAARLIARATDLVSRARRGGALVVHLQNDGPAGAADEPHTPGWELHLPVEAGSREVVIRKTEDDGFAGTSLGSVLADAGVRGLAVCGTMSEMCVLATARRGLELDYRVVLPHDAHATYDIPAAEGISDMVPAAAASRVAEWALGDGVEIVAHAADVTFMAPRPQPR, from the coding sequence ATGAATCAGCGCGTGCTGCCCGTCGAGGCCCTCGTTGTCGTGGACGTCCAGTCGGCCTTCGTGTCCGGTGACGGAGCTGTGCCCGAGGCCGCGCGGCTGATCGCACGGGCGACGGATCTGGTCTCGCGGGCGCGGCGCGGTGGCGCGCTCGTGGTCCACCTCCAGAACGACGGACCGGCCGGGGCGGCCGATGAACCCCATACGCCCGGCTGGGAACTCCATCTCCCCGTCGAGGCGGGCTCGCGGGAGGTCGTGATCCGCAAGACCGAGGACGACGGCTTCGCCGGGACGTCCCTGGGGAGCGTGCTGGCCGACGCAGGCGTACGGGGACTCGCCGTCTGCGGAACGATGTCCGAGATGTGCGTCCTCGCCACGGCCCGCAGGGGTCTGGAGCTGGATTACCGGGTCGTCCTTCCGCACGATGCCCACGCGACGTACGACATCCCGGCGGCCGAGGGCATCAGCGACATGGTTCCGGCCGCCGCGGCTTCCCGGGTCGCCGAGTGGGCCCTCGGGGACGGGGTCGAGATCGTCGCGCACGCCGCGGACGTCACGTTCATGGCCCCGCGCCCGCAGCCGCGCTGA
- a CDS encoding endonuclease/exonuclease/phosphatase family protein produces the protein MLAALAVLTAWLLVFHRTFARLAGRPGSLLEAFLPWLGLVVVVLLVSALLRRSATALVALLLPVAAWTYLFGGLVLPGPGARDLVVVQHNVSDENSDPAGTARALAGAEPDLIALEELVPPASAVYARSLAPDYPYHAVRGTVGLWSKHPLSGTRLLDIKPRGITAGWSRGLRTVVHTPHGEVAAYVGHLPSVRVRVSGLASSWRDESAALLGEALAAEELRTVVLMGDLNGTVDDHGLAPLTSRMNTARRGFALSFPAAFPVARIDQVMARSATVDHIRTLPATGSDHLPVAASITLR, from the coding sequence GTGCTCGCCGCGCTCGCGGTGCTGACGGCCTGGCTGCTCGTGTTCCACCGGACCTTCGCCCGCCTCGCGGGCCGTCCCGGCAGTCTGCTGGAGGCGTTCCTCCCCTGGCTCGGCCTCGTGGTCGTGGTGCTGCTCGTATCGGCCCTGCTTCGCCGTTCGGCCACCGCGCTGGTGGCCCTGCTGTTGCCGGTGGCGGCCTGGACGTACCTCTTCGGCGGGCTGGTCCTGCCGGGGCCGGGCGCGCGTGACCTGGTCGTGGTGCAGCACAACGTCAGCGACGAGAACTCCGACCCGGCGGGCACGGCCCGCGCCCTGGCCGGGGCCGAGCCGGATCTCATCGCGCTGGAGGAGCTGGTGCCTCCCGCGTCGGCCGTCTACGCGAGGAGCCTGGCCCCGGACTACCCGTACCACGCGGTCCGGGGCACTGTCGGGCTCTGGTCGAAGCATCCGCTGTCCGGCACGAGGCTGTTGGACATCAAGCCCCGGGGAATCACGGCGGGCTGGAGCCGTGGGCTGCGGACCGTGGTCCACACGCCGCACGGCGAGGTCGCCGCGTACGTCGGGCACCTGCCCTCGGTGCGTGTCCGGGTGAGCGGTCTCGCCTCCTCCTGGCGCGACGAGAGCGCCGCTCTGCTGGGCGAGGCCCTCGCCGCCGAGGAGCTGCGCACGGTGGTGCTGATGGGCGATCTCAACGGCACGGTCGACGATCACGGACTGGCCCCGCTGACCTCACGGATGAACACGGCCCGGCGCGGATTCGCCCTCAGCTTCCCCGCCGCCTTCCCGGTGGCCCGGATCGACCAGGTCATGGCCCGTTCGGCAACCGTCGACCACATCCGTACGCTGCCGGCCACCGGCAGCGACCACCTGCCCGTCGCCGCCTCGATCACCCTGCGCTGA
- a CDS encoding M1 family metallopeptidase, translating into MRSTTKRHRYPAVVGILAGSVLLTAVPSAATTGGGSGVGDPYFPDDGNPGYDVSHYDVRVAYDPARPGHLDGDTTVTATATGRLDRFHLDLEGFQVGSVTVDGVPVRSFTRSGAHELVITPAGRIAKGARFAVRVRYSGKPVGESWHRLTNGGVSVTGEPHSATAWYPANDHPSDKATFRLTATVPDTWTVIGNGRPGPTTSPAKGRKTFRWYEDKPLATYLSTLAIDKFTVRTSKLADGTPVVNAYSPGAVIDPDSEALLPEIIGFLASKFGPYPFSSAGGIVINGEADGGGEGPLALETQSRPTYSGMMFDSSMVHEYAHQWFGNSVSFSDWRDGCIAECVAQYTNQLWDEKSGADLDTGFYADMVEQSRQDPDFWNVKLYDPGQGRELDPALYDKGSMMMHALRRTIGDAAFFGTLRQWQKEHRYGNATWPQFEALAKKVSGRPDLTGFFDAWAHGTTVPEQKYLYPGSLGRLR; encoded by the coding sequence ATGCGCAGTACGACGAAACGGCACCGATACCCCGCGGTGGTGGGCATCCTGGCAGGCAGCGTGCTGCTGACCGCCGTGCCCTCCGCGGCCACCACCGGCGGCGGGTCCGGTGTGGGGGACCCGTACTTCCCCGACGACGGCAACCCCGGATACGACGTCTCCCACTACGACGTCCGCGTGGCCTACGACCCGGCCCGCCCCGGCCACCTCGACGGCGACACCACCGTCACCGCCACGGCCACCGGCCGACTCGACCGCTTCCACCTGGACCTGGAGGGCTTCCAGGTCGGCTCGGTCACCGTCGACGGCGTACCCGTCAGGAGCTTCACCCGCAGCGGGGCACACGAACTGGTCATCACCCCGGCCGGCCGGATCGCCAAGGGCGCGAGATTCGCCGTCCGCGTCCGCTACTCCGGCAAGCCCGTCGGCGAGAGCTGGCACCGGCTCACCAACGGCGGGGTGAGCGTGACCGGCGAGCCGCACTCCGCCACCGCCTGGTACCCGGCCAACGACCACCCGTCCGACAAGGCGACCTTCCGGCTCACCGCGACGGTCCCCGACACCTGGACCGTGATCGGCAACGGCCGCCCCGGCCCGACCACCTCCCCGGCCAAGGGCAGGAAGACCTTCCGCTGGTACGAGGACAAGCCGCTCGCCACCTACCTCAGCACGCTCGCCATCGACAAGTTCACGGTTCGCACCTCGAAACTGGCCGACGGCACCCCGGTCGTCAACGCCTACAGCCCCGGCGCCGTGATCGACCCGGACTCCGAGGCGCTGCTCCCGGAGATCATCGGCTTCCTGGCCTCGAAGTTCGGCCCGTACCCCTTCTCCTCGGCCGGCGGCATCGTCATCAACGGCGAAGCCGACGGGGGCGGCGAGGGCCCCCTCGCACTGGAGACGCAGAGCCGTCCGACGTACAGCGGCATGATGTTCGACTCCTCGATGGTGCACGAGTACGCCCATCAGTGGTTCGGCAACAGCGTCTCGTTCTCGGACTGGCGTGACGGCTGCATCGCCGAGTGCGTCGCCCAGTACACCAACCAGCTGTGGGACGAGAAGAGCGGCGCCGACCTCGACACCGGCTTCTACGCCGACATGGTGGAGCAGAGCCGACAGGACCCCGACTTCTGGAACGTGAAGCTCTACGACCCGGGCCAGGGCAGGGAACTGGACCCGGCGCTGTACGACAAGGGGTCGATGATGATGCACGCCCTGCGGCGGACCATCGGGGACGCCGCCTTCTTCGGGACCCTCCGGCAGTGGCAGAAGGAGCACCGCTACGGCAACGCCACCTGGCCGCAGTTCGAAGCACTCGCGAAGAAGGTCTCCGGGCGGCCGGACCTCACCGGATTCTTCGACGCCTGGGCACACGGCACCACCGTCCCGGAACAGAAGTACCTGTACCCCGGAAGCCTCGGCCGCCTTCGGTGA